In one Pseudodesulfovibrio tunisiensis genomic region, the following are encoded:
- the rpmE gene encoding 50S ribosomal protein L31, with protein MKKDIHPKTFKAKFRCHCGYESEIVSTKGENVDVEICSNCHPFYTGKQRFVDTAGRIDRFRKKYAKFDEQRKTAE; from the coding sequence ATGAAAAAAGATATTCATCCCAAGACTTTTAAGGCAAAGTTTCGCTGCCACTGCGGCTACGAAAGCGAGATCGTGAGCACCAAGGGCGAAAACGTGGACGTTGAAATTTGTTCCAACTGCCACCCGTTCTACACCGGCAAGCAGCGTTTCGTAGATACTGCCGGCCGCATTGATCGTTTCCGCAAAAAGTACGCCAAGTTCGACGAGCAGCGCAAGACCGCCGAATAG
- a CDS encoding DUF1385 domain-containing protein — MRLKLRNLLIFAAPQTVGGQAVIEGVMMRARNSLAIAVRKTDGDILVDVRPWFSLTRHPLLRKPFLRGFPVLMETMVNGIKALNFSAVQAAEDEESGESEITSFHLVMTMALALAAALGLFVVLPHFISVGMEFLGLAGDVDSLSFHLWDGVFKMAVFLGYIFAISFIPDIRRVFEYHGAEHKVIWTWEAGHGLTPAATHGYSRLHPRCGTAFLLFVLAVSILLYAVLVPLLLMIWAPGNFIVKHLYIVGMKLLLMVPISCIAYELIKFSGRFNENILCKAMCWPGLMMQLLTTKEPDDSQIEVAIAALKGAVKAEEC, encoded by the coding sequence ATACGCTTGAAGCTGCGGAACCTGCTTATCTTTGCCGCCCCCCAGACTGTTGGCGGGCAGGCCGTTATCGAGGGCGTGATGATGCGCGCCCGGAACTCCCTCGCCATTGCCGTGCGCAAGACCGATGGAGATATTCTCGTTGATGTCCGTCCCTGGTTCTCTCTGACCCGCCATCCATTGCTGCGGAAGCCTTTTTTGCGTGGATTCCCCGTACTCATGGAAACCATGGTCAACGGAATCAAGGCACTGAATTTTTCCGCGGTTCAGGCCGCTGAAGACGAAGAGAGTGGTGAAAGCGAAATCACGTCCTTTCATCTGGTCATGACCATGGCCTTGGCTCTTGCTGCGGCTCTGGGGCTTTTCGTTGTCCTGCCGCACTTCATTTCCGTGGGAATGGAATTCCTCGGTCTGGCCGGTGATGTCGATTCCCTCAGTTTTCATCTCTGGGACGGCGTTTTCAAGATGGCCGTGTTTCTCGGCTACATCTTCGCCATTTCCTTCATTCCGGATATCCGTCGCGTTTTCGAGTATCATGGAGCCGAGCACAAGGTCATCTGGACCTGGGAAGCCGGACACGGACTGACCCCGGCAGCGACGCACGGCTACAGCCGGCTGCATCCGCGCTGCGGAACCGCGTTCCTTCTGTTCGTGCTGGCGGTCAGCATTCTGCTTTACGCAGTACTCGTGCCGCTTCTGCTCATGATCTGGGCGCCCGGGAATTTCATTGTCAAACACCTGTACATTGTGGGCATGAAGCTGTTGCTGATGGTGCCCATCAGTTGCATCGCCTATGAACTGATCAAGTTCTCCGGCCGGTTCAATGAGAACATCCTGTGCAAGGCCATGTGCTGGCCCGGACTGATGATGCAGCTTTTGACCACCAAAGAGCCCGATGACAGTCAGATCGAGGTGGCCATCGCCGCCTTGAAGGGTGCCGTCAAGGCCGAGGAGTGCTGA
- a CDS encoding TusE/DsrC/DsvC family sulfur relay protein translates to MAVVEFQGKTFEVDEDGFLQRFDDWTPEWVDYVKETEGIKEITDDHQKVIDFLQDYYKKNGIAPMVRILSKVTGFKLKQIYELFPSGPGKGACKMAGLPKPTGCV, encoded by the coding sequence ATGGCTGTTGTTGAATTCCAGGGCAAGACCTTTGAAGTAGACGAAGACGGCTTCCTGCAGCGTTTTGACGATTGGACCCCTGAATGGGTCGATTACGTGAAGGAGACCGAAGGCATCAAGGAAATCACCGATGACCACCAGAAGGTGATCGATTTCCTGCAGGACTACTACAAGAAGAACGGCATCGCTCCGATGGTCCGCATTCTGTCCAAGGTGACCGGCTTCAAGCTGAAACAGATCTACGAGCTGTTCCCCTCCGGACCCGGCAAGGGAGCCTGTAAGATGGCTGGCCTGCCCAAGCCCACCGGTTGCGTCTAA